The Castor canadensis chromosome X, mCasCan1.hap1v2, whole genome shotgun sequence genome includes a region encoding these proteins:
- the Rbm3 gene encoding RNA-binding protein 3 isoform X1, with product MSSEEGKLFVGGLNFNTDEQALEDHFSSFGPISEVVVVKDRETQRSRGFGFITFTNPEHASDAMRAMNGESLDGRQIRVDHAGKSARGTRGGAFGAHGRGRSYSRGGGDQGYGSGRYDSRPGGYGYGYGRSRDYSGRSQGGYDRYSGGNYRDNYDN from the exons ATGTCTTCTGAAGAAGGAAAACTCTTCGTGGGAGGACTAAACTTCAACACCGATGAGCAGGCACTGGAAGACCACTTCAGCAGCTTCGGGCCTATCTCTGAGG TGGTTGTTGTCAAGGACCGGGAGACTCAACGATCCCGGGGTTTTGGCTTCATCACCTTCACCAACCCAGAGCATGCCTCAGATGCCATGAGAGCCATGAATGGAGAG TCCCTGGATGGTCGCCAGATCCGTGTGGACCATGCAGGCAAGTCTGCCCGGGGCACCAGAGGGGGTGCCTTTGGGGCACATGGTCGTGGTCGCAGCTACTCTAGAG GTGGTGGAGACCAGGGATATGGGAGCGGCAGGTACGACAGTCGACCTGGAGGTTATGGATATGGATACGGACGGTCTAGAGACTATAGCGGCAG AAGCCAGGGTGGTTATGACCGCTACTCGGGAGGAAATTACAGAGACAATTATGACAACTGA
- the Tbc1d25 gene encoding TBC1 domain family member 25 isoform X2 codes for MSRKKNFGISYLVRDRLGQEAYLSLLSDWDLSTAFATASKPYLQLRVDIRPSEDSPLLEDWDIISPKDVIGSDVLLTEKRSSLTTVALPFTQSILSQVGRTLSKVQQVLSWSYGEDVKPFKPPLNDAEFHTYLNHEGQLSRPEELRLRIYHGGVEPSLRKVVWRYLLNVYPDGLTGRERMDYMKRKSREYEQLKSEWAQRASPEDLEFIRSTVLKDVLRTDRAHPYYAGPEDGPHLRALHDLLTTYAVTHPQVSYCQGMSDLASPILAVMDHEGHAFVCFCGIMKRLAANFHPDGRAMATKFAHLKLLLRHADPDFYQYLKEAGADDLFFCYRWLLLELKREFAFDDALRMLEVTWSSLPPDPPEHEVELVGPSSQVADTGFGGHRGRPVRQRHMLRPVGGGGSVFKDAVCHLARSSQGPSGGGRLLRQASLDGLQQLRDNMGPRRDTVVRLPHPAALINSKSLSEPLLNSPDPLLSSSSHPDSPSSSSPPSTQEASPSGDMAVGSPLMQEVGSPRDPGKSLPPSPPMGLPPPQEFGRGNPFMLFLCLAILLEHRDHIMRNGLDYNELAMHFDRLVRKHHLGRVLRRAKALFADYLQSEVWDSEEGAEATAPS; via the exons GCCCGCTGCTGGAGGACTGGGACATAATCAGCCCCAAAGATGTCATTGGTTCTGACGTGCTGCTGACTGAGAAGCGGTCATCGCTGACAACAGTTGCCCTGCCTTTCACACAGTCCATCCTCTCTCAG gtTGGCCGTACCTTATCCAAGGTCCAGCAGGTGCTGAGCTGGTCATATGGGGAGGATGTCAAGCCTTTCAAGCCGCCCTTGAATGATGCTGAATTTCACACGTACCTAAACCATGAAGGCCAGCTCTCCCGCCCCGAGGAGTTGCGTCTACGGATCTATCATGGCGGTGTGGAGCCCTCACTGCGAAAG GTGGTATGGCGGTACCTGCTGAATGTGTACCCAGATGGGCTGACAGGCCGTGAGCGAATGGACTACATGAAACGCAAGAGTCGTGAGTATGAGCAGCTCAAGAGCGAGTGGGCCCAGCGAGCGAGCCCTGAGGACCTGGAATTCATCCGCAGCACAGTCCTCAAGGATGTGCTGCGCACAGACCGGGCCCATCCCTACTATGCAGGGCCTGAGGATGGGCCACACCTGCGGGCCTTGCATGACCTCCTTACCACCTATGCCGTTACCCACCCGCAGGTGTCCTACTGTCAGGGCATGAGCGACTTGGCCTCACCCATCCTCGCCGTCATGGACCATGAGGGCCATGCCTTTGTCTGCTTTTGTGGCATCATGAAGCGCCTGGCTGCCAACTTCCATCCTGATGGACGTGCCATGGCCACCAAGTTTGCCCACCTCAAGCTGCTGTTACGACATGCTGACCCTGACTTCTACCAGTACCTGAAAGAGGCAGGTGCTGATGACCTCTTCTTCTGTTACCGCTGGCTGCTACTGGAACTCAAGCGCGAGTTCGCCTTTGATGATGCCCTTCGCATGCTTGAGGTCACCTGGAGTTCACTGCCCCCCGATCCTCCTGAACACGAGGTGGAACTTGTTGGACCCTCTAGCCAAGTGGCAGACACTGGCTTCGGTGGACACAGGGGGCGGCCAGTTCGACAGAGGCACATGCTGAGGCCTGTTGGTGGAGGAGGCAGTGTCTTCAAAGATGCTGTGTGCCATTTGGCTAGGTCCAGTCAGGGGCCTAGTGGTGGGGGGCGTCTTTTGAGACAAGCCAGCCTGGATGGCCTCCAGCAACTCAGGGATAACATGGGCCCCAGGAGGGACACTGTGGTCCGCCTACCCCACCCTGCTGCCCTCATTAACTCCAAGTCCCTCTCTGAGCCCCTGCTGAACTCCCCAGACCCACTACTGtcctcctcttcccaccctgattCCCCATCTTCCTCATCTCCACCATCCACCCAGGAGGCCTCTCCCTCTGGTGACATGGCTGTAGGATCCCCCTTGATGCAAGAGGTAGGCTCCCCGCGAGACCCTGGGAAGTCCCTGCCACCCTCACCTCCAATGggcctgcccccaccccaggagTTTGGCCGGGGGAACCCATTCATGCTCTTCCTCTGCCTGGCCATCCTGCTGGAGCACCGTGACCACATCATGCGCAACGGGTTAGATTACAATGAGCTGGCCATGCACTTTGACCGCCTTGTGCGGAAACACCACCTGGGGCGTGTCCTGCGCCGGGCCAAGGCGCTCTTTGCTGATTACCTGCAGTCTGAGGTGTGGGACTCAGAAGAGGGGGCTGAGGCCACAGCTCCATCTTGA
- the Rbm3 gene encoding RNA-binding protein 3 isoform X2 encodes MSSEEGKLFVGGLNFNTDEQALEDHFSSFGPISEVVVVKDRETQRSRGFGFITFTNPEHASDAMRAMNGESLDGRQIRVDHAGKSARGTRGGAFGAHGRGRSYSRGGGDQGYGSGRYDSRPGGYGYGYGRSRDYSGSQGGYDRYSGGNYRDNYDN; translated from the exons ATGTCTTCTGAAGAAGGAAAACTCTTCGTGGGAGGACTAAACTTCAACACCGATGAGCAGGCACTGGAAGACCACTTCAGCAGCTTCGGGCCTATCTCTGAGG TGGTTGTTGTCAAGGACCGGGAGACTCAACGATCCCGGGGTTTTGGCTTCATCACCTTCACCAACCCAGAGCATGCCTCAGATGCCATGAGAGCCATGAATGGAGAG TCCCTGGATGGTCGCCAGATCCGTGTGGACCATGCAGGCAAGTCTGCCCGGGGCACCAGAGGGGGTGCCTTTGGGGCACATGGTCGTGGTCGCAGCTACTCTAGAG GTGGTGGAGACCAGGGATATGGGAGCGGCAGGTACGACAGTCGACCTGGAGGTTATGGATATGGATACGGACGGTCTAGAGACTATAGCGGCAG CCAGGGTGGTTATGACCGCTACTCGGGAGGAAATTACAGAGACAATTATGACAACTGA